Proteins encoded within one genomic window of Caldisericia bacterium:
- the pstB gene encoding phosphate ABC transporter ATP-binding protein, which translates to MENKILRIENLNAYYGDNHVLKNINMEIYEKKITTVMGPSGCGKTTFIRCINRLHELTPNAKVEGKIFLRGKNIYEMHPVVVRQKIGMVFQRPNPFPTMSIYDNVIAGYKLNGIKLTREERDKIVKESLEKVGLWDEVKNFLFKRGTFLSGGQQQRLCIARAIAMNPEILLLDEPTSALDPIATRRIEELIVKLKETVTILLVTHNIAQAGRVSDYTAFFYMGEVIEFGTTEKMFTVPENKKTEEYLTGKFG; encoded by the coding sequence ATGGAAAACAAGATTTTAAGGATAGAGAATCTAAATGCATACTACGGCGATAATCATGTTTTAAAGAACATAAACATGGAAATTTATGAGAAGAAGATAACTACAGTGATGGGTCCATCAGGTTGTGGAAAAACAACCTTTATTAGATGTATAAACAGACTTCACGAACTCACACCAAATGCAAAGGTGGAGGGTAAAATCTTTCTAAGAGGAAAAAACATCTATGAAATGCATCCTGTTGTTGTGAGACAGAAAATCGGCATGGTTTTTCAAAGACCAAATCCCTTTCCAACGATGAGCATCTATGACAATGTTATTGCAGGATATAAATTAAATGGGATAAAACTTACAAGAGAGGAGAGGGATAAAATCGTTAAGGAGAGTTTGGAAAAGGTTGGTCTCTGGGATGAGGTGAAGAATTTTCTCTTCAAAAGGGGAACATTTCTCTCTGGTGGACAACAGCAGAGACTTTGCATTGCAAGGGCAATCGCTATGAATCCAGAGATTCTACTTCTGGATGAGCCAACTTCAGCCCTTGACCCCATAGCTACAAGGAGAATTGAAGAGCTTATAGTAAAATTAAAAGAAACGGTTACAATACTCCTTGTTACTCATAACATTGCTCAAGCTGGAAGAGTATCAGATTATACAGCTTTCTTCTACATGGGAGAAGTCATTGAGTTTGGAACAACAGAAAAGATGTTTACCGTGCCAGAAAATAAAAAAACAGAGGAGTATCTAACTGGAAAATTTGGATAA
- the pstA gene encoding phosphate ABC transporter permease PstA, with translation MKKLKGRIFLDRVFFFTIVALSTITIVPLFLILFHIIKNGISAINWDFFFSLPKPTGEEGGGIANAIVGSAIIVGIATLLSVPLGVFTGVYLSENRETKLSNVVRTLTEILQSTPSIVMGIIGYIWLVRTMGTFSALAGGIALGIMMLPIIVRTTEEVLNLIPEDMKEASYALGVPYHRTILKVVLPAGFNGIMSGILLGISRIAGETAPLLFTSFGNQFMNLNILKPMSAIPLVIFVYSSSPYPDWWRMAWGASFILVIFVLILNILGRLLGTRWKTRF, from the coding sequence ATGAAGAAACTGAAGGGAAGAATCTTTCTTGATAGGGTATTCTTTTTTACAATAGTGGCTCTTTCAACCATAACCATTGTTCCACTATTCTTAATATTATTCCACATTATAAAAAATGGAATATCTGCGATAAATTGGGATTTCTTCTTCTCTCTTCCAAAACCTACAGGAGAAGAGGGAGGAGGAATAGCCAACGCAATAGTTGGTTCAGCCATTATAGTAGGAATTGCAACACTTCTCTCGGTTCCCTTAGGTGTATTTACAGGGGTTTACCTATCAGAAAATAGAGAGACAAAACTATCAAATGTAGTGAGAACTCTTACAGAGATACTCCAATCTACTCCCTCAATAGTAATGGGTATAATTGGCTACATCTGGCTTGTAAGAACTATGGGAACATTCTCAGCCCTTGCTGGTGGAATTGCACTTGGAATAATGATGCTCCCAATAATTGTAAGAACAACAGAAGAGGTTTTAAATTTAATACCGGAAGATATGAAGGAGGCTTCGTATGCCCTCGGTGTCCCATATCACAGGACAATACTTAAAGTTGTTCTTCCTGCAGGATTTAATGGTATAATGTCGGGGATACTTCTTGGAATATCCAGAATTGCTGGAGAAACGGCACCTCTTCTCTTCACAAGTTTTGGAAACCAGTTCATGAACCTAAACATCTTAAAACCCATGAGTGCAATCCCTCTTGTAATATTTGTGTACTCTTCAAGCCCTTATCCTGACTGGTGGAGAATGGCATGGGGAGCTTCATTTATCCTCGTTATATTTGTCCTAATTTTGAATATATTGGGGAGGTTATTAGGAACAAGATGGAAAACAAGATTTTAA